In Streptomyces hawaiiensis, one genomic interval encodes:
- the tgmA gene encoding putative ATP-grasp-modified RiPP: MQPFALNYARPAVELEAAIPYVYDAGQQLNVLRDGRVAACDFALLREFGTTTSTAGSKTHFDD, from the coding sequence ATGCAACCGTTCGCGCTCAACTACGCGCGCCCGGCAGTGGAGTTGGAAGCTGCCATTCCGTACGTGTACGACGCCGGACAGCAGTTGAACGTGCTCCGCGACGGCCGGGTCGCGGCCTGTGACTTCGCCCTGTTGAGAGAGTTCGGCACCACGACGTCCACGGCCGGCTCCAAGACGCATTTCGACGACTGA
- the tgmB gene encoding ATP-grasp ribosomal peptide maturase yields MTVLILTCEEDVTADMVVVHLNATGVPVVRVDPADLTGGVALSGEYVHGRFRGHLSAGGRLVSIGGLRSVWVRRPGIPAARAAQPSAWLTEEAAQALYGMLRGSDARWMNHPDAARRARHKPWQLRLAQRCGLPVPATLITTFPRAAREFAERYPELVVKPVSGAHPQDPPRAVPTSRVAPDTDFSAVAFGPTLLQRRITKRADIRLTVVGERMLAARKATAEDADPGEVDVRFAAPGSPWRPVDVPSCIAPGVLSYLREAELAYGAFDFVEDSDGTWWFLECNQSGQFGFVEVETAQPIARTIAEWLARPVPVQPSHANGSNTTVR; encoded by the coding sequence ATGACCGTATTGATCCTCACCTGCGAGGAGGACGTGACCGCCGACATGGTGGTTGTGCACCTGAACGCGACGGGGGTTCCTGTGGTCCGGGTCGATCCCGCGGATCTGACCGGTGGTGTCGCGCTGTCGGGGGAGTACGTGCACGGCCGGTTCCGCGGCCATCTGTCCGCCGGGGGGCGGCTGGTGAGCATCGGGGGGCTCCGATCCGTGTGGGTGCGCCGGCCCGGCATCCCGGCCGCGCGGGCGGCCCAGCCGTCCGCGTGGCTGACCGAGGAGGCCGCCCAGGCGCTCTACGGCATGCTGCGGGGCTCGGACGCGCGCTGGATGAACCACCCGGACGCGGCGCGCCGGGCCCGGCACAAGCCGTGGCAGCTGCGCCTGGCCCAGAGATGCGGCCTGCCCGTACCCGCGACGCTGATCACCACGTTCCCGCGCGCCGCCCGCGAGTTCGCGGAGCGCTACCCGGAGCTGGTGGTCAAGCCGGTGTCGGGCGCGCATCCGCAGGACCCGCCCCGGGCCGTGCCGACGAGCCGGGTCGCGCCGGACACGGACTTCTCCGCCGTCGCGTTCGGGCCGACGCTGTTGCAGCGGCGGATCACCAAGCGGGCCGACATCCGGCTCACCGTCGTGGGCGAGCGCATGCTGGCGGCCCGGAAGGCGACCGCCGAGGACGCGGACCCGGGCGAGGTCGACGTGCGGTTCGCCGCGCCCGGCTCGCCGTGGCGTCCCGTCGATGTGCCGTCCTGCATCGCGCCGGGTGTCCTGTCCTATCTGCGCGAGGCCGAACTCGCCTACGGGGCTTTCGACTTCGTGGAGGACTCCGACGGGACCTGGTGGTTCCTGGAGTGCAACCAGTCGGGCCAGTTCGGGTTCGTCGAGGTGGAGACGGCTCAGCCGATCGCCCGGACCATCGCGGAGTGGCTGGCCCGGCCCGTTCCGGTCCAGCCGTCACATGCCAACGGCTCGAACACGACGGTCCGTTGA
- a CDS encoding YkvA family protein, which yields MDTTTKVIILAAVLAAVVLVFAVVVLVRLVRTRRELRRAGLPTGPRWVFWGAVLYLVLPTDLLPDPVYLDDIGVLLLALRTARGSLGERERSTAHRPDQQLADDYGK from the coding sequence GTGGATACGACCACAAAGGTGATCATCCTGGCCGCGGTTCTCGCGGCCGTCGTCCTCGTCTTCGCCGTCGTCGTCCTCGTACGGCTGGTCCGGACCCGGCGCGAACTGCGGCGCGCGGGACTGCCCACGGGCCCCCGCTGGGTCTTCTGGGGCGCGGTGCTCTATCTCGTGCTGCCCACCGACCTGCTGCCCGACCCGGTGTACCTGGACGACATCGGCGTCCTGCTGCTCGCTCTGCGCACTGCCCGCGGCTCCCTCGGCGAACGGGAGCGCAGTACGGCACACCGGCCGGACCAGCAACTGGCCGATGACTACGGAAAGTAA
- a CDS encoding fatty acyl-AMP ligase, translating into MDSRRPPLAPECPTLPEYVRHWAETTPDRRAFTFVEHPARHSRGVHRTLTWRRLDVRVRALAARLADETDPGDRVALLCPQGTEYVTAFLAALSAGLVAVPLYTPGLPGHADRLAGVLADARPSVVVTTSRARDEVRDFLGPGGPRIVVADEVSDDRGRAWQPVAPDAGATAYLQYTSGSTRAPAGVEISHGNVVANARQALAAYGLDTRPMTCVGWLPLYHDMGLVLSVAAPVARGALSVLMDPAAFLHEPVRWLRLLAAHPNAVSAAPNFAYDYCVATVTADQKEGLRLDKVTALINGSEPVRPGTADRFHAAFAGQGLAPGTHCPSYGLAEATVFVCAARPGEPLSRFALDRDALAAGKALPARPDDPRAVLLAGCGTPAGQRVRVADPVSRALLSEGEVGEIWVQGPNVGRGYWNRDAEEVFGAEFADAAAGPGRWLRTGDLGTVLEGQLVVTGRLKDLIIVDGRNHYPQDVEATAQEAHEAVRRDRLAAFAVPGGAGGERAVVVTEHARTVRLAELDVAALVRAVRGAVSARHGLRLVDVVLVPPGTVPRTSSGKVSRALTRARYLEGAYGGQGRAGGVG; encoded by the coding sequence ATGGACAGCCGCCGCCCCCCGCTCGCGCCCGAGTGCCCGACACTGCCGGAGTACGTACGGCACTGGGCCGAGACCACCCCCGACCGCCGGGCGTTCACCTTCGTCGAGCATCCGGCACGGCACTCGCGCGGCGTCCACCGCACGCTGACCTGGCGCCGCCTGGACGTGCGGGTACGGGCGCTCGCCGCACGCCTCGCGGACGAGACGGACCCCGGAGACCGGGTCGCGCTGCTGTGCCCGCAGGGGACCGAGTACGTGACCGCCTTCCTCGCGGCCCTGTCCGCCGGGCTGGTCGCCGTCCCGCTGTACACGCCGGGGCTGCCCGGGCACGCCGACCGGCTCGCGGGCGTCCTGGCCGACGCGCGCCCCTCGGTGGTGGTGACCACGAGCCGGGCCCGGGACGAGGTGCGGGACTTCCTCGGGCCCGGCGGGCCGCGGATCGTCGTCGCGGACGAGGTGTCCGACGACCGGGGCCGGGCCTGGCAACCGGTCGCCCCGGACGCCGGGGCGACCGCCTACCTCCAGTACACCTCCGGTTCGACCCGTGCCCCGGCCGGCGTGGAGATCAGCCACGGCAACGTCGTCGCCAACGCCCGCCAGGCGCTGGCCGCCTACGGCCTCGACACCCGCCCCATGACCTGCGTGGGCTGGCTGCCGCTCTACCACGACATGGGGCTGGTCCTCAGCGTCGCGGCCCCGGTGGCGCGCGGGGCGCTGTCGGTGCTGATGGACCCGGCGGCGTTCCTGCACGAGCCGGTGCGCTGGCTGCGGCTGCTCGCCGCGCATCCGAACGCCGTGAGCGCCGCGCCCAACTTCGCCTACGACTACTGCGTCGCGACCGTCACCGCCGACCAGAAGGAGGGTCTGCGGCTGGACAAGGTGACCGCGCTGATCAACGGCAGTGAGCCGGTCCGCCCGGGCACGGCCGACCGTTTCCACGCGGCGTTCGCGGGCCAGGGCCTGGCGCCCGGGACGCACTGCCCGTCGTACGGGCTGGCCGAGGCCACGGTGTTCGTCTGCGCGGCCCGGCCGGGTGAGCCGCTCAGCCGGTTCGCGCTCGACCGCGACGCCCTGGCGGCCGGTAAGGCCCTGCCCGCCCGGCCCGACGATCCCCGGGCGGTGCTGCTGGCGGGGTGCGGCACCCCGGCGGGCCAGCGCGTCCGGGTCGCCGACCCGGTGTCACGGGCCCTGCTGTCGGAGGGCGAGGTCGGGGAGATCTGGGTGCAGGGGCCGAACGTGGGCCGCGGCTACTGGAACCGGGACGCGGAGGAGGTCTTCGGCGCGGAGTTCGCGGACGCCGCGGCCGGTCCGGGCCGCTGGCTGCGCACGGGGGATCTGGGGACGGTGCTGGAGGGGCAGCTGGTCGTCACGGGACGGCTGAAGGACCTGATCATCGTCGACGGGCGCAATCACTACCCGCAGGACGTCGAGGCGACGGCCCAGGAGGCGCACGAGGCGGTGCGCCGGGACCGGCTCGCCGCCTTCGCCGTGCCGGGAGGCGCCGGTGGCGAGCGTGCGGTCGTGGTGACGGAACACGCACGGACCGTGCGGCTCGCCGAGCTGGACGTGGCGGCCCTGGTGCGTGCCGTGCGCGGTGCCGTCTCCGCCCGGCACGGGCTGCGGCTGGTCGATGTCGTCCTGGTGCCGCCGGGCACGGTGCCACGGACCTCCAGCGGCAAGGTGTCGCGGGCGCTGACCCGCGCCCGGTATCTGGAGGGCGCCTACGGCGGGCAGGGCCGGGCGGGTGGCGTGGGATGA
- a CDS encoding acyl-CoA carboxylase subunit beta, with amino-acid sequence MTTSGPGETATHTPGGTAERVAGLEHRRERAVAPGGPRRRGEFSARERIERLVDKDSFTETGLFVRARPAGHDARRPYGDGVVTGYGTVDGRPVCVFAQDSTVFGGSMGEAFGEKTVALMELALKTGCPVIGLNDSGGARIQEGVASLALYAELVRRNVKASGVIPQISVVLGPCAGGAAYSPAITDFTVMVDGASHMFVTGPDVIETVTGERTTAEELGGARTSNTVNGNAHFLAADEGDALDTVRDLLSYLPANNLERPPEYAPGHAPPGAGLDEVVPDRLGEAYDMRDILHAVVDDGELLSVQELFAPNIICALARVEGRSVGVVANQPLHAAGVLDIDASEKAARFVRFCDAFGIPLLTFADVPGYLSGVRQEQAGIIRRGAKLLYAYAEATVPKVTVVVRKAYGGGYAVMGSKHLGADVNLAWPTARIAVMGAEGAVGVLHRRELAASDDPEALRARLLAAYEGTHGTPYLAAERGYVDAVIAPRETREQVCRALRALRGKRAPMPERRHGNIPL; translated from the coding sequence GTGACAACATCCGGTCCGGGGGAGACGGCGACGCACACGCCCGGAGGCACCGCCGAGCGCGTCGCCGGCCTGGAGCACCGCCGGGAGCGGGCGGTGGCCCCGGGCGGGCCGCGCAGACGCGGGGAGTTCTCGGCCCGGGAGCGGATCGAACGGCTCGTGGACAAGGACTCCTTCACCGAGACCGGCCTGTTCGTCCGGGCCCGGCCCGCCGGGCACGACGCCCGCCGCCCCTACGGCGACGGGGTGGTCACCGGGTACGGCACGGTCGACGGCCGCCCGGTGTGCGTCTTCGCCCAGGACTCCACGGTCTTCGGCGGCAGCATGGGCGAGGCCTTCGGCGAGAAGACCGTCGCCCTGATGGAACTGGCCCTGAAGACCGGCTGCCCGGTGATCGGCCTGAACGACTCCGGCGGCGCCCGCATCCAGGAGGGCGTCGCCTCGCTGGCCCTCTACGCCGAGCTGGTCCGGCGCAACGTCAAGGCGTCCGGGGTGATCCCGCAGATCTCGGTCGTCCTGGGGCCCTGTGCGGGCGGTGCCGCCTACTCGCCGGCGATCACCGACTTCACGGTGATGGTGGACGGCGCCTCGCACATGTTCGTCACCGGCCCCGACGTCATCGAGACGGTCACGGGCGAACGCACCACCGCCGAGGAGCTGGGCGGCGCCCGCACCAGCAACACCGTCAACGGCAACGCCCACTTCCTGGCCGCCGACGAGGGGGACGCCCTCGACACCGTGCGCGACCTGTTGTCGTACCTGCCGGCCAACAACCTGGAACGGCCCCCGGAGTACGCCCCCGGGCACGCTCCGCCCGGAGCCGGGCTCGACGAGGTCGTCCCGGACCGGCTCGGCGAGGCCTACGACATGCGAGACATCCTGCACGCGGTCGTCGACGACGGTGAACTGCTGTCGGTGCAGGAACTGTTCGCGCCGAACATCATCTGCGCCCTGGCCCGCGTCGAGGGCCGCTCGGTGGGCGTCGTCGCCAACCAGCCGCTGCACGCCGCCGGGGTCCTCGACATCGACGCGTCCGAGAAGGCCGCCCGGTTCGTGCGGTTCTGCGACGCGTTCGGCATCCCGCTGCTGACCTTCGCCGACGTCCCCGGATACCTGTCCGGGGTGCGGCAGGAGCAGGCCGGCATCATCCGGCGCGGCGCGAAACTGCTGTACGCCTACGCCGAGGCCACCGTCCCCAAGGTCACGGTCGTGGTGCGCAAGGCGTACGGCGGCGGCTACGCGGTGATGGGCTCCAAGCACCTGGGCGCCGACGTCAATCTCGCCTGGCCCACCGCCCGGATCGCCGTCATGGGCGCCGAGGGGGCCGTGGGTGTCCTGCACCGGCGCGAACTCGCCGCGTCCGACGACCCGGAGGCACTGCGCGCCCGCCTCCTCGCCGCCTACGAAGGCACCCACGGCACCCCCTACCTCGCCGCCGAGCGCGGCTATGTCGACGCCGTCATCGCGCCGCGCGAGACCCGGGAGCAGGTCTGCCGTGCCCTGCGCGCGCTGCGCGGCAAACGCGCCCCGATGCCGGAACGCCGGCACGGCAACATCCCCCTCTAG
- a CDS encoding GlxA family transcriptional regulator, translating to MHSVAILVLDHVVPFDMAAPQQTFAWTHMPDGRPAYRVRLCAETPEVRADGGFTLRIERGLEALAEADTIIVPGCSPDAAPPSARVLAALREAAEAGTRIASVCVGAFVLAEAGLLDGLRATTHWVAAGELARRFPRVEVEPDVLYVDNGQILTSAGAAAALDLCLHMIRRDLGSTVAANIARMSVMPLEREGGQAQFIVHEHPPVPRGSALEPVLEWIEDNLAHEVTLGTLAARAGMSERTFSRRFREQTGTTPLQWLLRARVRRAQYLLENSDHSVERIARQAGFGSPTAFRERFRKVAGTTPYAYRTAFHGRPDASAAPS from the coding sequence ATGCACTCCGTGGCGATCCTGGTTCTCGATCACGTGGTGCCGTTCGACATGGCGGCGCCCCAGCAGACGTTCGCCTGGACCCACATGCCGGACGGGCGGCCCGCCTACCGGGTCCGGTTGTGTGCCGAGACGCCCGAGGTGCGCGCGGACGGCGGCTTCACGCTGCGCATCGAGCGGGGGCTGGAGGCACTGGCCGAGGCGGACACCATCATCGTGCCGGGCTGCTCCCCCGACGCCGCGCCGCCGTCCGCCCGGGTGCTGGCGGCCCTGCGGGAGGCGGCCGAGGCCGGGACCCGGATCGCGTCGGTGTGTGTCGGCGCCTTCGTGCTGGCGGAAGCCGGGCTGCTGGACGGGCTGCGCGCCACCACGCACTGGGTGGCCGCCGGCGAACTGGCCCGGCGCTTCCCCCGGGTGGAGGTGGAGCCGGACGTGCTGTACGTCGACAACGGGCAGATCCTCACCTCGGCCGGGGCGGCCGCAGCGCTGGATCTGTGCCTGCACATGATCCGTCGGGACCTGGGGTCGACCGTCGCCGCGAACATCGCCCGGATGTCGGTCATGCCACTGGAACGGGAGGGCGGGCAGGCCCAGTTCATCGTGCACGAGCATCCGCCCGTGCCCCGGGGCTCCGCGCTCGAACCGGTGCTGGAGTGGATCGAGGACAACCTCGCGCACGAGGTGACGCTGGGCACGCTGGCGGCGCGGGCGGGGATGAGCGAGCGGACTTTCAGCCGCCGCTTCCGCGAGCAGACGGGCACCACACCGCTGCAGTGGCTGCTGCGGGCGCGGGTGCGGCGCGCCCAGTACCTGCTGGAGAACTCCGACCACTCCGTCGAACGGATCGCGCGCCAGGCGGGGTTCGGCTCGCCGACCGCGTTCCGCGAGCGGTTCCGCAAGGTGGCGGGCACCACGCCGTACGCCTACCGCACGGCGTTCCACGGGCGGCCGGACGCCTCGGCGGCCCCTTCCTAG
- a CDS encoding DUF5133 domain-containing protein, which yields MLVPDRKIVRELLTRYASLRIAQSERHVPTAARELEDVSYTLCVMMGTSDISDAIAKADVLLLTEGRPDAADADGENGLTLVG from the coding sequence GTGCTTGTACCGGACCGGAAGATCGTCAGGGAGCTGCTGACGCGGTACGCGTCGCTGAGGATCGCTCAGTCGGAGAGGCACGTGCCGACGGCGGCACGCGAACTGGAAGACGTCAGCTACACGCTGTGCGTGATGATGGGGACGTCCGATATCAGTGACGCCATCGCCAAGGCGGACGTCCTGCTGCTCACCGAGGGGCGGCCCGACGCCGCCGACGCGGACGGGGAGAACGGCCTGACGCTGGTCGGCTGA
- a CDS encoding aldo/keto reductase, whose translation MHSRRIGDVEVSAIGLGAMPMSIEGRPDEERSLATIHAALDSGVTLIDTADAYHRDADEVGHNETLIAKALASHGRGGDVLVATKGGHLRPGDGSWTLDGSPGHLKKACEESLRRLGVEAIGLYQFHRPDPHVPYAESVGAIRDLLDEGKIRMAGISNADPEQIRQAHEILGGRLVSVQNQFSPAFRSSEPELRLCDELGIAFLPWSPLGGISKAGELGSGHAPFARIAEAHGVSPQRVCLAWMLATSPVVVPIPGASRPETIRDSLAATDLVLSAEELAELDAA comes from the coding sequence ATGCACAGCCGCCGCATAGGTGACGTCGAGGTCAGTGCGATCGGCCTGGGCGCGATGCCCATGTCGATCGAGGGACGACCGGACGAGGAACGCTCCCTCGCGACCATCCACGCCGCCCTCGACTCCGGTGTGACCCTGATCGACACCGCGGACGCCTACCACCGCGACGCCGACGAGGTCGGTCACAACGAGACCCTGATCGCCAAGGCCCTGGCCTCCCACGGCCGCGGCGGCGACGTCCTGGTCGCCACCAAGGGCGGCCACCTCCGCCCCGGCGACGGCAGCTGGACGCTGGACGGCAGCCCCGGCCACCTCAAGAAGGCCTGCGAGGAGTCCCTGCGCCGGCTCGGCGTCGAGGCCATCGGCCTCTACCAGTTCCACCGCCCCGACCCGCACGTCCCGTACGCCGAGTCCGTCGGCGCGATCCGGGACCTGCTGGACGAGGGCAAGATCCGCATGGCGGGCATCTCCAACGCCGACCCCGAGCAGATCCGCCAGGCCCACGAGATCCTCGGCGGGCGCCTGGTCTCCGTGCAGAACCAGTTCTCCCCGGCCTTCCGCTCCAGCGAGCCGGAACTGCGCCTGTGCGACGAACTCGGCATCGCGTTCCTGCCCTGGAGCCCCCTTGGCGGGATCTCCAAGGCCGGCGAACTGGGCTCGGGCCATGCCCCCTTCGCCCGCATCGCCGAGGCGCACGGGGTGAGCCCGCAGCGGGTATGTCTGGCTTGGATGCTCGCCACGTCGCCCGTGGTCGTCCCGATCCCGGGCGCGAGCCGGCCCGAGACCATCCGCGACTCGCTCGCCGCCACCGACCTGGTCCTGAGCGCCGAGGAGCTGGCGGAGCTGGACGCCGCCTGA